The DNA segment CGATAATAATGAAAGCTTTCTTATACCTAGCAATACTTGTCGCATTTGCCTCCTGTTCCAAAGAAGAAGAAGAGGGACCAACTGTCGAAGAAGTTCAAAAAAAGGCAAGTGTTTCAATAATTTTGCCCCTTAAAGACCGAGATTATTCATCGCACAATAATGGTATTTATGGTGTATTTGAAAACCCTTCTGACCAAAAAACTTTTAAAGGAAAAATAAAACTTTCCGATACTTTGATGGTGGCCAATACCGACTTGAAAATTAAATGGCGTAGTAATATTGATGGTGAATTGTTTGTGGGTATTCCCAATGCTAAATTCGAGAGCAATTTTACCACCTCATTAACCAAAGGATTGCATAAAATATATTTTGAAGTTTATTTAGGGGATAATCCTAAAGTAATACAAAAGGATTCCATAACGATTTCAAATGTGGTCAAGTTAGAAGCAACTCCCTATAAAGGAAGAATGATGAAGTTGAACTGGTCTAAATATGAAGGAACCGGCTTTGTATCCTATTTAGTATACAACGACAGTAACACTCCATTAGCTGAGATAAAAGACATCAACACACTACAATACGACTATTCCGAAATCTACGAATTATCTAAAGAACATCACTACCAAGTGGTGGTCAAAACAAATAGTCCTGCTTTGATAAATGAAACATTAGGTAGCAACATAGTAACTAAGATAACGGGGGATTTTATTTCGTTTCCGTATTACGTTAGAAAAATGGTAAAAGACCCCACTCGACATAAATTATATGCAATAGCAACACCAAAAGATTTAGATGAAATCCCAAATAAATATGGTATTGTAATTATTAACACCGATACTTTCACAATTGAATCTCATATACTAACCACAACTAGATTTACAGATTTATCTGTCTCCCCTGATGGGCAATACTTATATTTAACCCAACGTCATGTAGAT comes from the Flavobacterium limnophilum genome and includes:
- a CDS encoding YncE family protein; its protein translation is MKAFLYLAILVAFASCSKEEEEGPTVEEVQKKASVSIILPLKDRDYSSHNNGIYGVFENPSDQKTFKGKIKLSDTLMVANTDLKIKWRSNIDGELFVGIPNAKFESNFTTSLTKGLHKIYFEVYLGDNPKVIQKDSITISNVVKLEATPYKGRMMKLNWSKYEGTGFVSYLVYNDSNTPLAEIKDINTLQYDYSEIYELSKEHHYQVVVKTNSPALINETLGSNIVTKITGDFISFPYYVRKMVKDPTRHKLYAIATPKDLDEIPNKYGIVIINTDTFTIESHILTTTRFTDLSVSPDGQYLYLTQRHVDLITKVNLNTFSSSIIYTHTGGAGFENIEAANNNMLYAYVYYDLSNMQLINALTGAYTVATSGFAQGDMRYNSSNDTLYLGESNTSGGDLFMINSSNFLSTLNGFTKYGEVGYPFPSVTISDDMKHIFWDKFQLDKNLSLVRKFNTVIRACSPSNKYLADWGKVYDYSTMNTIFNFPSFGNYEYYNSDTYFIDDNTIITNKTYDPNDGSPSYSCFFRIKI